The Rana temporaria chromosome 10 unlocalized genomic scaffold, aRanTem1.1 chr10x, whole genome shotgun sequence genomic interval GGTCTGTAgatggcctctctctctctcgtagtaGTTTGTCTATAGATGGCCTCTCTCTCTGGTAGTAGTTGGTCTATAgatggcctctctctctctctctctctcgtagtaGTTGGTCTATAGATGGCGTCTCTGTCTGGTAGTTGTTGGTCTATAgatggcctctctctctctctggtagtaGTTGGTCTATAgatggcctctctctctctctggtagtaGTTGGTCTATAGATGGCGTCTCTGTCTGGTAGTGGTTGGTCTATAGATGGCCTCTCTCTCTCGTAGTAGTTGGTCTATAgatggcctctctctctctctcgtagtaGTTGGTCTATAGATGGCCTCTCTCTCTCGTAGTAGTTGGTCTATAGATGGCCTCTCTCTCTCGTAGAAGTTGGTCTATagatggtctctctctctctcgtagtaGTAGTTGGTCTGTAGATGGCCTCTCTCTCTCGTAGTAGTTGGTAATTACTCCTAACAGAAGAAAGTGACAGAGGAgacaatctgattggttgctgggagGCAATACAGACAGTTCTTATGAATAGAGCGCAGTGTGTCTGActatggcgccccccccccccccccttggcataTTCACAGACGGTAGATAACGTTCTGTAGTTTATTTTGGGTGCCGTCTCCATGGAACGGTCACAAAGTGGCACTTATCCTTCCTATAATAATCCGTCTCCCGGCACATCGACCATCTAACGAGGTAAATCTTCATCTGAATACCCGGCGAACGCCGTATCTATAGCAACCTCCACGCTCTTCTCTCTCGGGGCCGGAAAAACAGATGATCTATTAATTGCAGAGAGATGAACCGGCGTTCCTTTACACTAATTCCTCTCCGCCCCAGTGCCTGACTTCCCGCCAACGCTCAGTGCGTCGCACTTCTGGGAGCGTACGTCGTGTCAGTTATCGGCACGGTGTACTGCCAGCGCGGGAGGGGGGTGCGGCCCCCCAACTTTTCACTCTCCCCTCTGGAATACATATTGATAGAAGTAATACATGTTTACTCATACCAAGTTCTCTGTGTTGGGTTCCCCCTCAAATATCGGGGCCCTAAATGACCCCTGAATGTCAGTGTGGTCAGGGATGGAGTCTTAGATGTAGATTGGGTGCTGGTGAAATGTAGATCGGGTGTTGGTGAGACGTAGATTGGGGGTCGGCGAGACGTAGATTGGGGGTCGGTGAGACGTAGATTGGGGGTCGGCGAGATGTAGATTGGGTGTTGGTGAGACGTAGATTGGGGGTTGGTGAGATGTAGATTGGGGGTTGGTGAGATGTAGATTGGGTGTTGGTGGGATGTAGATTGGGTGTTGGTGAGATGTAGATTGGGTGTTTGTGAGATGTAGATTGGGTGTCGGTGAGACGTAGATTGGGTGTCGGTGAGACGTAGATTGGGTGTCGGTGAGACGTAGATTGGGTGTCGGTGAGACGTAGATTGGGTGTCGGTGGGACGTAGATTGGGTGTCGGTGAGACGTAGATTGGGTGTCGGTGAGACGTCGATTGGGTGTCGGTGAGACGTAGATTGGGTGTCGGTAAAAACGTAGATTGGGGGGTCGGCGAGATGTAGATTGGGTGTTGGTGAGATGTAGATTGGGTGTTGGTGAGATGTAGATTGGGTGTTTGTGAGATGTAGATTGGGTGTCGGTGAGACGTAGATTGGGTGTCGGTGAGACGTAGATTGGGTGTCGGTGAGACGTAGATTGGGTGTCGGTGAGATGTAGATTGGATGTCGGTGAGACGTAGATTGGGTGTTGGTGAGACGTAGATTGGGTGTTGGTGAGACGTAGATTGGGTGTTGGTGAGACGTAGATTGGGGGTTGGTGAGACGTAGATTGGGTGTTGGTGAGACAAGGATTGGGTGTTGGTGAGATGTAGATTGGGTGTTGGTGAGATGTAGATTGGGGGTTGGTGAAACATAGATTGGGTGTTGGTGAAACATAGATTGGGTGTTGGTGAGATGTAGATTGGGTGTTGGTGAGACGTAGATTGGGTGTTGGTGAGACGTAGTTTGGGGGTTGGTGAGACGTAGATTGGGTGTTGGTGAGACGTAGATTGGGTGTTGGTGAGACGTAGATTGGGTGTTGGTGAGACGTAGATTGGGTGTTGGTGAGAAGTAGATTGGGTGTTGGTGAGACGTAGATTGGGGGTTGGTGAGACGTAGATTGGGTGTTGGTGAGACGTAGATTGGGTGTTGGTGAGACGTAGATTGGGGGTTGGTGAGACGTAGATTGGGTGTTGGTGAGACGTAGATTGGGTGTTGGTGAGACGTAGATTGGGGGTTGGTGAGACGTAGATTGGGTGTTGGTGAGACGTAGATTGGGGGTTGGTGAGACGTAGATTGGGGTTGGTGAGACGTAGATTGGGGGTTGGTGAGACGTAGATtgggtggtgttcttggggtcatagtcaccattcttcttcctccaaacacggcgagtcgagttgatgccaaagagctaaattttggtctcatctgacctcagaactttctcccgatcttctctgacttcagaactttctcccgatcttctctcaatcctttagatgttcattgggagATGTCAGACGTTCTGCACTTGTGTCTTCCTGAGGAGGGACCTTGCGggggctgcaggatttcaatccatggcggtGTATTGTGTCACCAATGGTGTGTTTGGTGACTggggtcccaactgccttgagatccttcacaagctcctcctatgtagttctgggcggatccctcacttttctcatgaccatcctcaccccatgaggagaaatcttccatggAGGTCCAGACCGAGGAGGACGATCGATGgagattttgtatttcttccatttgtgaataatctcTCCAactgttgtctcctt includes:
- the LOC120921964 gene encoding extensin-2-like; translated protein: MTPRTPPNLRLTNPQSTSHQPQSTSHQPPIYVSPTPNLRLTNPQSTSHQHPIYVSPTPNLRLTNPQSTSHQHPIYVSPTPNLRLTNPQSTSHQHPIYFSPTPNLRLTNTQSTSHQHPIYVSPTPNLRLTNPQTTSHQHPIYVSPTPNLHLTNTQSMFHQHPIYVSPTPNLHLTNTQSTSHQHPILVSPTPNLRLTNPQSTSHQHPIYVSPTPNLRLTNTQSTSHRHPIYISPTPNLRLTDTQSTSHRHPIYVSPTPNLHLTNTQSTSHQHPIYISPTPNLHLADPPIYVFTDTQSTSHRHPIDVSPTPNLRLTDTQSTSHRHPIYVSPTPNLRLTDTQSTSHRHPIYVSPTPNLHLTNTQSTSHQHPIYIPPTPNLHLTNPQSTSHQPPIYVSPTPNLHLADPQSTSHRPPIYVSPTPNLRLTNTRSTFHQHPIYI